In the Lepidochelys kempii isolate rLepKem1 chromosome 4, rLepKem1.hap2, whole genome shotgun sequence genome, TAGGTCTAGTTAAAATGCCTCTTGAGTGAggataaaatatattaaagataaAATATATTAAAGCACTCAGATACTCCGGTAATGAGAccatataagtaccatagatagacagatgtgctttaaaaaaaaccctcaatgcAATTCAGTGATTATGACAGCTCTCACTTCTTTCCTAGTTACATTTACAATGAAAAAAAGTTGTCCATTTATTTCTGAGctaaaatctttttcaaagttaATGATAACTGTGAAGACTGATTTGATTGTTCCACAATTAATCTTATTGAATAAATAATGTGACCACTATTTTGCTAATTAATCTGAGAAAATTGCAGAAGAGATCAAGAAAACGTAATTCAAATTTAAAATGTCTAGGTATATTCCTCAAAGCATCATTTAACAGTAAATGTATTTCTCACACCAACTCACTCATTTACATGTAGCAGATACAATACTAATGATACTGACAGTTAAATTTTTGTATTAATCTAGAATGCATAGTCATTCTGTGAAGTCGTGTGTGCTCTAAATGACTTGTGGAAACAGTGAAATAAATTTTTGAAGCAGGAAAGTAATTTGGCAGAGTGGCTGTTAAGCTTACCTTCAAGAGCTTATTCTTGCCAAAACATTTTGCAGGTTTGAAAATTGCAAAGCTATATAGTGTATGTTAGCATCCTTAATTTTATATAAACTGCTGCAATTCTAATATACACACCAGTAATTTGGCTAATATTCACCTGAGGAGGGCATAAGAGGAGAAAGCTGAAGTAACAAACCAATGTATATGCAGTTTTTTTCATGGATATCACTTTGCCCATACAACAGATGTTTTGTTAAACTTGTATGGAATATTATGCACAAGTGCTACTGTCCATCATTGATATAAGATTCCAAGATTGAcactgaagcctagaatgtctgtagAGCTAATGTGAAGTGATGGAAAAAGCTACAAGCATGGccgagagctctttttgtttagaatatcaccaggttcaattatcactgggattcacagttTGATACTGTACAATTTTTAAGTTCTTGgccattttcagcttttttttttttttttttttacactttacaAATTACACCCATCTGACAGCATGAGCTTTCACCAAGTATTGTGCTGTTACTGCAACACAACAAAAATAAGTGATCCAGATAATGGTCAAATCATAACAAAGTCTTAACATACTGCATGCATTTAAAAAACGAACACAAATTATTCAGTAATCAAAAAGGAATATATTTTTAACTGCACAGCTGAGACTCTGTTAGTTGCGCATGTGTAAAGAAGACAAATACTACaaatagtaaaaacaaaaaaaacccaacccttttTAACAAACGCAATTCAAGAATCCAATGGAATGACATTATGGGAAAACTACTATGAGGTCTCATGATGCAAAGCTGTTTAATATCTGAAACAagtgtttcaaaaagaaaaaaaagagacaagaaAAGTCATTTTTGCTCCACAGAGGCTCAAGGGTCCACCTGTCTACCTGGTCAGGTCTAGCCTGCTCCAGTCCCTCAAAACCATTCCTATGACATACCCTTCCTAGGTAAAAGGacttgggttaaaaaaaaaagaaaaaaaagcatgaCTGGCATGAAACAATCCTTTCAGCCAGTTGATGGTTCTGTTTTTACTCACTATTTTCAGTAAAAGCATCGTTATTCAGCATGTTGTGGGAATGCCAGTTAatcaaaaattctggttaactaagaaTCCTACTtaccaatggaataccaattttcaaaaagtagaatacaataaaatgaacaaaGTATAAAACAGTATACGGGTACTTGCCAATCCAGTAGTAGCACTGCACTGCAGAGTggttggtttcttgaagcacttacGTGTATACAGGTAAAGTTTTCTATACAGTAGGTTATCTTATGACACTACATATTACTATGAGCAGCGCATGGCATACACCTAAATCACTAACAATACACTTAACACTAAAActatactgaacataatttaatatttgattcagaaggcacttcaggatcttgcagtgcctcaGGGTCATCGTTATCAACATCAATTATCATTTTAGATGTAGATGGTGAGtagattgggctgaatctgtaatgaccctatgacacaccctggaagctgcttttttgaataaattCCTGGTAGCAGCTTGCTTACTTATCTTCTGCttcttttgcataaaagtagaCTGTAGAATGTGCAATTGCATAACCTGCTGGGCAGTATACTAGTCCTGGTCACtagattgaagatttgtattgggagatatcagTAATGCCAGttaatagagctttctggttgataaagtgtcggataacacagcttttactgtatatgaGACTCTGATGAACTGGTAGGCATAGTTCATAAGATAATAAAGTCAGTTTGGTTCACCGAAGTTTGAAGATAGCTAAATAATAGTTCCAGTGATGATTAGCTCACAGAACCCTTGGTTTACTGGTAACCTAGTTTACTTTCATGCGACTACACATGAGTAAGGGCTTGTGCGATCAGGCTCTTTAACGTTAGCATAACTTACTGGAAAATACCAGGAATTCAGCAGGAAAAAGGGCTGAACTGTTGTTTGAGGGGGTCCACAGGGAAACTCAGGCTTATATTTATGGAGCTTGCCCACTTAAAACATACTGCTGTGGAATAAGTGGCTGTGCCCTTAATTACCTCAATCAAGATTTGATATTTTGTTGTTTTAGTATTCTGACCAGCAACTATCCACCTAAGCAGGTTGTTGCTGCAACATTTGCTCATATTGCAACTAAATGTGGAGTTAGCATCATTCATTCAGGATATCTAGCATGCAGTTATCTATAGTGGAATCCCTATGGTTTACCCCCATCCGTGGGTGCCATATTTTTGGTATTATTTCTTAGCTGGTTTATATTGGCAAGaacagagtgggatgggggggggaataaaagaaAGATTAAGGACACAAAGCCACATCGCTGCGTGATCAAACCTATGATGGGGCAAAGAGGGAAAGAAAGCTTACAGAGTTTCCCTATATCATACTTGTGAGTGATACATCACAAGACAGACTGTGCTACCCTCTCCACCATAGGACAGGCTCTCCTCTCAATCTGCAAGAGGGCCGGTTTCCATGCTTCTATACCAGttctgggccctgcaccccttcccccaactaCCTAGCAGAATAGCTGAATTGTAACCATTGTTGAAGCCACCAAGAGGATGTGTAAAGCTTGGGTAACCATTAGCAACAATAAAACACAGCAAACCTCCCCAATTTGGGGTACAGTCAAGCCCTTTGTAAATTCAaggaaagcactttgaaaagCTCTTTATTAACCAGAAACTATCACTAGTTCTTGTTTCAGAGAACTGACTTATTGTGAAGTCATCACTGGAATGTCTTTTCAGACTTTGAAGCATTTCCAGTACTTAGCCCCAATCTTTCAGGCAGGTGACCTGTAGCTCAGAGCTCCAGCTTTTTGGGCTGTTCAGTCCAGGCTGTCCCATGCGTAAAACCTTAGCATTTCACTATCCTAACAAGTCACAGCAATCAGATGCTTTCTCCTTGTGGCTTTAAACTCTGACTAGGATTAAACAACACTGGCAGCTGCCTAGATCCTTGTCTATACTAGCCCACTGCTGTTTGGAatgatggaaaatttcagcagaGCATCCTTGTATAGACAGGTAtcggggtagccatgttagtctgtatccacaaaaacaacgaggagtccactggcaccttaaagactaacagatttgagcataagctttcgtgggtaaaaaccccacttcttcagatgcatggaccatgcatctgaagaagtggggtttttacccacgaaagcttatgctcaaataaatctgttagtctttaaggtgccagcgGACTCCTTGTTCTTGTATAGACACCACCTGTGGCTAGCTCAAAAGATAACTGGCATAGCTAGCATTTCCACACCAAATCTGACATGACAAAACAGGCCAATCGGTATCTAAAATGAATCACAATGGGCAACAAAAGATAGGACCatatttcttaaattaaaatgcaaCCTGATAACAGCTTGTAAACAACCCATCCTGATTCTTAAGAGTATTAATTCTTAACTggagtatttaaaatattatagaaTCAGTACTTCTTGCTGAAAATTAACTTGTATACCATAATGTGTCTGTGGACTTTGCTAATCACCTCATGAAGTGACAGTCAGTAATATCCATGAAGTGTCTTCCTATGCCAGCATTTGACTGCGACTGATTATCACCACCAATACTTGTTCAACATTTTGCAAAAACATTCAGAGTTAACGTAACATGCACAATCACAAGAAGATAAGCTCCAGAACTCAAAAGCATAGTGCACTAAATCTATAGTACATTTGTAATAGCCATCTTACCTCATTCCAGGATGAGGTTGTAGCCCTGATTCTGTTTCCCATATGTActtcagtttctcctctgcctgGTCAGATGAGTTAATGTGTTTATGACCTGGCCCTCAGGGAAAATCAAATCCCTCCAATTCTAGGGCATAGAAGAGCTTCAAACAACAATCCAAACATAACTCCTAGTCTATTAACTTGGGGTAcatcttcctcttccccatcATTGCAGGGGTTTGCCATCTTCTGTAGATAGCACCATTAGGGAGCCCACTCTATTCCAGTCTCCAGTCCAGGGAATCTATGTGCACTGGATATCAACTGCACTTAAACTCCCCTACTTCACTTTTCCCCAAGTCATTTCCCACTCAGGCCTTGTCCCCCAGCCCTTTCTCACACTCTTTCTCCAGGCTTCCCCGTAGCAAGACACCATACTCTCTCTAACTCTCCTGCTATTCTAggcaacttttttttatttaatagtcTGACTTTCCCCAGCAGGCTCTGCTGCCAGGCTGCAGTCACCTGACCTCTCAAGGGACTACACTACAGTTCCCAGAATTCCCATCTTTAAAAGGCCAAAAATTGGAGCAGGGATGTTCTGGTCCAGGCCTACCCTTTTTCTTTCTGGGTTTGGTTCCAAGGCATTTATCACACTTGTAGTTACTGATATCAAATTTTCATGTTATACCAGtgcaaacccattgaagtcatgtACATAAACGAGAAATTATCACACTTTAAAGGCATCTTAGATATCTGAGTCAAGAGAAAACTTTATAATGTTTCTGTCTCCAAATGGCAGGAAGATGTTTTCTCATGCAGTTCTTATATTTACTTGTCTTTGAAATGTTGGAGTCTACTCTTGGGAGAACTAGGAAGTTTGATCTGCTGCAGAAACCAAGATGATATTTAACATAAACAATGTAACTTTTAGCAGTGATATATTTGAGTATATATTAAcatgtttctctttctttccctagTGAGTGCTCTACTTAAGAAATACGTGCTCAATCAGCAAAAGGAACACAACTTTTCAAGACCGGTCTATGTGGAAATCACTCCACACCCCATTATCTGGTTGAGTGAAACCAGATTAAGAACTTCTGCCATGGCAGCTCTTCTACTAGGAACTTTGCTGCTTATTGTTCAACCTCATATAGTGCCTTCCAGACCAGCTGTAATTTCTAAGGTTGAGGCCACTTCTCAATCTGTTGAgaaagagcttttaaaaaaaacaattctcAAAAATGACTTCAAAAGAAACATTCATTTTAACGGATCTTGCCAGCAGCTACCACAAACTATCATTATTGGAGTAAGAAAAGGTGGAACAAGAGCCTTATTAGAGATGTTAAGTCTCCATCCAGATATTGCAGTGGCAGAAAGTGAAGTCCATTTCTTTGACTGGGAAGATCATTATGGAAATGGATTTCAGTGGTATATGAATCAAATGCCATTCTCTTATCCCCATCAGATCACAGTGGAAAAAACCCCAGCCTATTTCACATCACCCAAAGTGCCTGAAAGAGTTTATAACATGAACCAGTCAATAAGACTACTCCTTATTTTAAGAGACCCAAGTGAGAGAGTACTATCTGATTACACCCAAGTGTTTTATAATCATGTACAAAAGCACAAGCCGTATCCATCCATTGAAGAATTCCTGATTAAAGATGGTGAACTCAACGTGGACTACAAGGCAATAAACAGAAGCTTATATTACTTTCacatgcaaaactggttgaagtATTTTCCTCTTGATCGCATTCACATTGTAGATGGGGATAAATTAATCAAAGATCCTTTCCCAGAAATAGAGAAGGTAGAGAGGTTTCTAAGGTTGTCACCTCAAATAAATGCTTCAAACTTTTACTTCAATAAAACGAAAGGCTTCTATTGCCTAAGGGATAGTGGTAGGGAAcgttgtttacatgagtcaaaAGGAAGAGCACACCCTCATGTAGATTCTCATTTACTTGATAAACTGCATGAATATTTTCATGAACCTAATAGGAAATTCTTTGAGCTTGTTGGCAGAACATTTGACTGGCACTAATTTGTGGTAAGTTATTGATAAGCTTCAGAGCCTAAGTTTCAGTGTACGCTtagaaattatattaaaaagggcatttaagctataatttatttgtaaaatcCATAAATACTTCTGTACAGTATTAGTTTCACAATTGCCATATAAACTAGTTATATTTTTCTACTTGTTAAATTTGAGGacattttgtattgtttttcatGGTTGTTACATTGTGTATTACGTCTCTATATGAAGGAACTAAAATATTTCATTGCAGAAGATGCTTTCTTGAGATTGTGTTATCTGTTTAATATATAAGAAATTCATTTCAACGAAATCCCTCAGAATTATCTGAATCTTTGAAATATGGTATCTGGACTTTCTTTATTGTGAATGACCACATGAACTTTAAACTTCTCTTTCTGTTGTTTTTACTAGgtgctttaattttaaaatgtcactgtgGGCAGCAAAGTTCTCTAACCTGCTTTATACAATTAATTCTTACTAAAGTGGTACCTCACATACTTATCAGGACATGACATGTCAGGTACAATGAAATGCTCTGTAAACAGACATACCAACTATTGTACTTACCTTCATATTTAATTTCATAACCGGTGCCCCTGAAATTCTTTGACAGTACAGTGCCAGTTTCATGGTAGATTTTAAAAGATTCTGTGGATACATGCTCATAAAAAACACTATTGGATGCAGAAATACAGTCAACCTAAGAACTTCCTTTATTTTCTGCATGTATGTGTATATGTTCTTTATACTGAAAAATGGGAGTGAAGGGTTTAAGCAATATTGGTAAATTTTAAAGGTTGCTTATGATTTTTCCTAAATCCTATAGCATTTATTTCTGCTTCAGAATCACTGAAAACCAACACGCACTCATGAGACATTAGTTGGATTAACCTCTAGAAATTAATGGCCTTATTCTTATTTACATTAAGACTTTCCGAACACTGCTCTGGCTATATAAAGGTTCCAAAACTGAATGTAAATTACATTTGCACTCCTATTAAAGCCCCTTTTTTGCTACCGGAATGGTGCTTTTTGCTTTCCACTCTACACcaggaaaaatccacacctctgagcgatgcagttaaactgacctaatcccCACTATGGacagagcttctcctgttgacatagcttcTCGCAGAGCTGGAGTACCTAcattgacaggagaagccctcctgttggcATAAGTATCTGAAGCATGACTGCAGCGTTCGAAGTGTAGATCTGTCCTTACTGCAAATGTGAATCAGACCcacagatttttctttctttctctctcctcccttcaaGAATCATGAGGTCGCATATAGCTTCCATTCATGATTTACAAGGCTACACATCTAAGGCCTTTTTTGTATATTGGGATTAGCCCCTACTTCAGCAATCCTTATGGCTCCCCCTCTGCTGGAAACAGTCCAGTGCAAATAATGGCTTTCCTTGTATACAGTAAGAATTTCCATGTATTATTGGCCATCAGTTGCTGAAATCAGAACAAACCCTGCATATAGACACGGTCCAAAACAGTACTTCAGAATGTAAGCTCTTCAATTGTAATGGAGGGATCTGGCCCAAGGTCTAGAATATGCAGATAAAGTTTCACACTGAAATTGAATTTTCATTGAATTCTGGACAGATAAAAACAATACTTTATATGATTTAAATTTGCATACATTAG is a window encoding:
- the HS3ST1 gene encoding heparan sulfate glucosamine 3-O-sulfotransferase 1; translated protein: MAALLLGTLLLIVQPHIVPSRPAVISKVEATSQSVEKELLKKTILKNDFKRNIHFNGSCQQLPQTIIIGVRKGGTRALLEMLSLHPDIAVAESEVHFFDWEDHYGNGFQWYMNQMPFSYPHQITVEKTPAYFTSPKVPERVYNMNQSIRLLLILRDPSERVLSDYTQVFYNHVQKHKPYPSIEEFLIKDGELNVDYKAINRSLYYFHMQNWLKYFPLDRIHIVDGDKLIKDPFPEIEKVERFLRLSPQINASNFYFNKTKGFYCLRDSGRERCLHESKGRAHPHVDSHLLDKLHEYFHEPNRKFFELVGRTFDWH